Below is a genomic region from Lonsdalea populi.
ACTTTGTCTACAGCTGGCGACGCCTGGTCACGCCTGCCAATACCTCATCCTTCAACTGGTTCGCCAGTCTGGCCGGGATCGTCAATGCAGACGAGATTCTGGCGGGAAAATTGCCGCCGGACCAACTGGGCGTCGTGGCGATGGACGACCACACGCTGAAGGTGATGCTGAGCCGACCCGTGCCGTATTTTGTCAACCTGATGGCGAACTTCAGCCTGTTTCCGGTGCATCAGTCGACGGTGGAAAAGTATGGCGCTGACTGGACTCGCCCCGGCAATCTGGTGGGTAACGGCGCGTTTAAGCTGGACGAAAGGGTGGTCAATGAAAAGTTGGTGCTGACGCCGAATGAGCACTATTGGGACCATGCTCACACGGTACTGCGTAAAGTGACCTATCTGCCGATCAGTCAGGAGTCCAACGCCACCAAGCGCTATCTGGCCGGCGATATCGATATCACCGAATCGTTTCCTAAAAACCAGTATCAGAAACTGCTGAAGACGCTGCCGGGCGAGGTCTATACGCCTGCACAGCTGGGCACCTATTACTATGCGTTCAATACCCAAAGAGCGCCGACCAGCGACCCGCGGGTGCGCAAGGCGTTGTCGTATGCGATTGACCGGCAGGTGATTACACAGAAGGTGTTGGGCACGGGCGAGAAACCGGCCTACCGGCTGACGCCGGACGTGACCAGCGGGTTCACGCCGGAACAAAGCGAGCTGGAGCAGTATTCGCAGGCCGAGCTGAATGCGCAGGCCAAAGCGCTGGTGGGGGCTGCGGGTTATGGTCCGGGTAAACCGCTGAAACTGTCTCTGCTGTACAACACGCAGGAAACTAATAAACAGGTGGCTATCGCCGTCGCCTCAATGTGAAAAAAAACGCTCGGGGTCGACGTCAAACTGGTCAATCAGGAGTGGAAAACCTATATCGACAACCGCAACAGCGGTAATTTCGACGTTATCCGCGCCTCCTGGGTGGGCGACTACAATGAACCATCGACGTTTTTATCGCTGCTGACCACGCAACACAGCGGCAATATTTCGCGCTTCAACAACGCGGAGTACGACCGCCTGATGAAGGATTCGGGCGGCCAAACGGACGGCCAAGGGCTAAATCACGAGTACAATCAGGCCGAACGAATCCTTATGAATGAAGCGCCTATCGCGCCGATTTATCAGTACACCAACGCCCGCCTGATTAAACCCTGGGTGAAAGGCTATCCCATTAACAATCCTGAAGATACCGCCTATAGCCAAATGCTTTACATCATCAAACACTGATCTTGCTATCCCCGTCCCGGTGCCTGCGCGCCGTGGCGTTGCCGTTATGGTCAGAAACGCTAAGATAGTGATCAAGGTGAGTCAATGGGAGAGACCGGTGGAAGCAGACGTGTTTAATGGAAACGCATTGCAGCGCACGGGCGCCGTATTTTCTTATCAGTTGGATGGAAAAGGCGGCGTCGTCCCTATCCATGATGAAGAAATCGTCAACAACACTCAGCCCTGCTGGTTGCATCTGGACTCTACCCACCCTGAGAGCAGCCGCTGGCTGCAGGAAACCCGGCTGTTGCCGGACACGGTGCGCAACGCGCTGTCCGGAGAAAGCGCGCGGCCCCGCGTGAGTCGGCTGGGAGAAGGCACGCTGATCACGCTGCGCAGCATTAATTACAATGGAGACGCGCGGCCGGATGAGCTGGTGGCGCTCCGTATTTACATCACCGACAAACTGATTGTCTCGACTCGCCGCCGCAAGGTGGCGGCTATCGATGCCGTGATGAGCGATCTAAAAGAGGGTAACGGCCCGACAGACAGCAGCAGCTGGCTGGTTTACATCGCCGAGGCGCTGACCGACGATACCAGCGAGTTTATCGACCAGCTTCACGAACGCATCATCGATCTGGAAGATGCGTTGCTGGAGCAGGAGATGCCGGCGCGCGGCGAGCTCTCTCTGATCCGCAAACAGCTGATTGTCCTGCGCCGCTACATGACGCCGCAGCGCGATATTTTTTCTCGTCTGTCGGGTGAAAAATTGTTCTGGCTGCAGGATGACGACCGCCGCCGGATGCTGGAAATTGCCGAACGGTTGGGAAGAGGGTTGGAAGACCTGGACGGCAGCATTGCCCGCACCGCGGTCATCGCGGATGAGATCAACACCCTGATGGCGGAGTCGATGAACCGGCGGACGTATAACATGTCGGTGCTGGCAATGCTGTTTCTACCGATGACCTTTCTGACCGGGCTGTTTGGCGTCAATCTGGGGGGGATCCCCGGCTCAGGCAGTTCGATTGGATTTATCTCTTTCTGCATGATGCTGGTCTTTATGGTGCTGATAATTGCCTGGTGGTTAAAACGAAGCAAATGGATGTAGGGATCGCCGATTTTTTCCAGTGGAAAAGTGCGCCGTTGCCGCCCGGTACTAAAAAACCACCCAACTTTGAGCAACATCAACATTCCAAAACGGCGTGTACGGCAAGATTCCGGCTGCAGGTGAATGCAACGTCAAGCGATGGACGTTGCGCTCCATATTGTCTTACTTCCTATTTTGAATGACTGTATAGCACACTTAATTCACACCTAGCCGGCAAAGTTATGCCGGCTTTTTTTTTCGTCTGTACAACAACCCTCTGCGCCGTAAAAAAACAGCCGGTACTAAGACCGGCCGCTGCAGACGTGTTCTCGCCTTTATTTGACTTCGACGACATCCAACCGCTGATCGGCGGGAGGCGCTATCTCGTCATCCTCAGGCTGCCAGCCTAGCGGCTGTAGGGGGATTGTTTCTCGATCGAACGCCAGATCGCCGCCGTCCACCACTTCGCTGTTGTGGGTAATGGATTTGAAATCGAACAGCGTTTCGTCGGCCAGATGGGACGGCACGACGTTCTGTATGGCGGTAAACATGGTTTCGATGCGTCCCGGATAGCGTTTATCCCAGTCACGCAGCAGATCTTTAATTACCTGACGTTGCAGGTTGGGCTGCGAACCGCATAGATTACAGGGGATAATGGGGAAGTGTTTCGCCTCGGCGAAGCGCTCGATATCCTTTTCTCGGCAGTAGGCCAACGGGCGGATCACCACGTGTTTACCGTCGTCGCTCATCAGCTTGGGCGGCATACCTTTGAGCTTACCGCCGTAAAACATGTTCAGGAACAGGGTCTGCAAAATATCGTCGCGATGATGCCCGAGCGCAATCTTGGTCGCTCCGAGTTCGGTGGCGGTGCGGTACAAAATGCCGCGTCGCAGACGCGAGCACAGCGAACAGGTGGTTTTCCCTTCGGGAACCTTCTCTTTGACGATGCCATAGGTATTTTCTTCAACGATTTTGTACTCGACGCCCAGGCTGTCGAGATACTCCGGCAGCACATGTTCCGGAAACCCCGGCTGTTTCTGGTCCAGATTCACGGCGACCAGAGAAAACTGAATCGGCGCGCTCTGCTGCAGGTTGCGCAATATTTCCAGCATGGTGTAGCTGTCTTTGCCGCCGGAGAGGCACACCATGATGCGGTCGCCGTCTTCGATCATGTTGAACGCGGCGATGGCCTCGCCCACGTTGCGGCGTAAGCGCTTCTGGAGTTTATTCAGGTTGTACTGCTGTTTGGGCGTCACCGATTCAATTTCTGACATTTCACTGTGGCTCACGTTCAGTTTTGGGCAGGGTTAGGGCATAAAGCTTATGGCGGGCAAGTTTATCATCAAGCGCCGTCACAATCGCTATCTCATTGTTCTCATCGTTTTGCCTCAACGCCGGTCGGTGATTTCTCCGTTGTTTTAAAGCGGAGAGCGGCGCCTAATCCGTTTTTGTATGGACATTTTTTCCATTTTCAAAAAAACTTTCACTGCTAACGGCTTGCTGCTCTGCTAACACGCAATAAACTGTGGTAAATAGGATTGGGACTCATTGGGTGGTGAGGGCGGGACATGAAAGTGTGGCAGGGGATGTTGGCAGGGATAATGCTGGTGCTGGCCGGGTGCGGCAGCAGCGAAAAAGCGGCGGAAAAGAACGCGGTCGTGCCGGCAGAGGCCGTCAGGTTATCCGCGCAGGAGATGACTGCCTGGCAGGGTAAGGATTCGGCGGCGGCGTCTTGTACGCTGGCCGGTGGTAAAATTGGCCTAGCTCGTCAACTCAACGGCGCCAGCGTGGGAACGTGTCTGCTGACCAACGGACGTCGCTGCGACGCCCAGTCGCTGGAAGATGGCTCCTGCCTGGCCGGTGGATTACGCTAGCCGACCGGCAGCAACGTTAGGTCAGCGCGAACGGGCAGACTTCGCGGAGGCTAATCTGATGCAAGCTTTGCAGCGTGGTGCCCGCAATGCTGGTCAGCGCTTCCTCCGTCAGAAAAGCCTGATGTCCCGTGAACAGCACGTTATGGCAGGCGGAGAGCCGACGAAAAACGTCATCCTGAACGACATCGTTCGAGTTGTCGCTAAAGAACAGTGCGCGTTCGTTCTCGTAAACATCCAGTCCCAGCGCGCCGATTTTTTGCTGTTTGAGGGCGTCGATCGCGGCCTGTGAATCAATCAACCCGCCCCGGCTGGTATTGATGACCATTACGCCGTCCTTCATCTGCGCAAATGCGGCTTCGTTGAGCAAATGATGATTCTCCGGCGTGATGGGGCAATGCAGGGAAATGACGTCCGATTCCGCGTACAGCGTTTTCAGATCGACATATTCCGCCCCTAACTCTCTTGCCTGCGGATTGGGATAGGGATCGAACGCCAGCAGGCGCATGCCAAATCCTTTCAGGATGCGCAGCGTCGCCACCCCGATTTTTCCCGTACCGATGATCCCCGCGGTGCGCCGATGCATATTAAAACCGATCAGCCCTTCCAAGGAAAAATTAGCATCGCGTGTGCGCTGATAGGCGCGGTGGATCCGTCGGTTGAGGCTCATCATCATACCGACGGTATGCTCCGCCACGGCTTCGGGCGAATAAGCTGGCACGTAAACCACCGCGATCCCCAGCGCTGTGGCGGCGTCGAGATCGACGTTATTGAAACCGGCGCAGCGCAGAGCCACTATCTTCACGCCGAGCGCGGCCAGTTCGGTCAGCACCTCGCGTCCGCCGTCGTCGTTGACGAAAATACACACGGCATCAAATCCCTCAGCGGTTTTCACCGTCTGTGGACTCAGCATGAAATCGTAGTACTCCATCTGGTAGCCGTAGCCCTGATTAACCCGGTCCAAATATTTACGGTCATACTGTTTGGTGCTGTAGACAGCCAGTTTCATTATCGTTTACCCCGCTATTTCTAGGTTAGGCTAGCATAAAATAGTGAGCGCGCCGGAAAGCCACCGCCCATGTCTGTTTCGTGCTGCGACAGCGTTCATCAGAATCATGGGGTTTTTCGAGGTGTCTGCAATCAGCATACCTTATATCCGGCGGTCTGCGTGAAGGGTGGTATCTGTTACGTGAGGGGACTATTATGCAGGCCGATGAATGTTCGCTGTTTTTCGCGACGGAAGTCGTTGAATAGCGAAATACTGCTACTGTTACAGGTGCGCTCAATTTCGCATGGCGCGGGATCTATGCCGTGCTCACCAAAGACTGATATGCATAATGATGGCGAATGATTAAACATTTTCTACCTCGCGTGGGCCTTGGGCTGGGTGCTATCGCGCTGGTGATACTGATCGGCGGGTTGACGTTGCCGCTGTGGCTGCCCCGTTTGCTGACCTTTCTGGCGCCGCTTGGCGTCACGGTAACGTTGGATGAACCGCCTTCCTGGCAACAGGACGGACTCACCGTGCCGGGCGTCGCCATACACTTACCCCAATGTGATTTACTGACCGTCGATAATGGCCGCCTGACGAGACAAAACGGCAACTGGCGTATTCGTATCGCAAACGTGGCGCTGGACGGAAGCTGTCTCGCGCAGTGGCCGCAAAGTGCGGACTCTGCCTCAGAGACGGCAATGAGTTTGTCGAAATGGCAGCGGCGTCTGCCCGCCGGCGAGGTGATCATAGACCGTATGACGCTGACGCCGTGGCTGGATGGCGTCAGCGCGCTGCATCTCACTTCTCGTGATGGGAAGCAATCACTGAACATCGATAATGAACGTCTGAAGCTACAGGCCGACCTCGTCGGCTGGACATTGACACTGCGACGTGCGGAGTTGACCGCGCTGCCCAATCGCCCGCCGCTGTGGATACAAGGCGAAGTACAGCTTTCAGATTCGCTGACGAGCCTTCCGGAATCGGGCCGTTTGCAGGTAAGCCGACTGCCGTTCGATTTACCGGAGCCGGTGATAGCGACGCTAAACTGGCAGGATTCTCAGGGAGAGCTGAGGGTAGCGAAAGAGGCGGACACATCGCCGTTGTTGAGTCTGCCGTGGCGCGTCAGCGCGGACGCTATCACCGTCAGCGAGGGGCGCTGGACGTGGCCGTACAGCGCGCAGCCGGTCTCAGGCGGATTATCGTTGGCGCTGCGCGACTGGCACCAGATATATGGACCGCCCCAACTTGAGGCGCGGGCCAATATGTTGACGCAGGGCCACAACGGCCGCGCCAACGCTGTATTGACGTTAGGGCCGGGTTCGCTCGGGCTCAGCGACAGCAATTTGCGTATCCAACTGGCCGGACAGGCCAATCTGGCGAATCTGTCCTTTTCAGCCACGCTGCCGGGCGTGCTGCGCGGCGCGTTGCTGGATCCCGATCTGGTCTTGCTACCCGGCTCTCTGCTCCGCGCCTGGGGACAGCCCCAGCCGGGCCTGACGTTGGAAGATGCGCGCTGGCCGCTGGCCGGGATCGTGGTCAATACGCAAGGCGTGAGCGGACGTCTGCAGGCGATTGTCAAAGCCAATGACGCCTACTGGGGACGCTTCAACCTGCATATGGACGGCAAAGCGGATCGCTTCTGGCCGGACAACGGTGTCTGGAACTGGCGCTACTGGGGAAAAGGACAGTTGCCTCCGTTGCAAGGGCGGTGGGATATCGCCGGTCGCGGTCGCTGGGAAGACGCATTGCTGGAAGTCAGCACCTTATCCAGCGGGTTGAACCAGCTGCGTTACGGTGCGATGACCGTCGCCAAACCCCGACTGACGTTGGTGCAGCCGTTGCGATGGCAGCGAGATCGGGCGCAGGATGCGTTCGCGGGTGCGTTCCGGTTAGTCGCTGACCGTATCGCATTCAGCTCTGCCGGTGCATTACCGCCCGCCGAGCTGAACGTTCAGGTGCAGGGCGAACATCCCAATCATTTCCTGTGGCGCGGCGCGTTGCAGGCCAAAGAGATCGGGCCGGTTAAACTGGTCGGGCGCTGGGACGGCGAGCGCCTGCGTGGCAGCGGCTGGTGGCCGCCGCAATCGTTGCGCGTATTCCAGCCTTTGCTGCCGCCGGACTGGAAAATCAAGCTGCGCCGCGGGCAGTTTTACGGACAGGGCGCGTTTTCTGCGGCCCGCGTACAGGGTTTTCGCGTCGGCGGTCACTGGGTGGTCAAAAATGGCAGCGCCTGGCTCAACGGCGGCGACGTCAGCGGCGTAGACTTCGTTCTGCCTTATCGCTATGCCGATCCGCGTTGGCAACTGGGGATTTCGCGACCGGTCTCGTTGCGTATCGCCGAGTTGAACAGCGGATTCCGGATACAGAATATCCAGGCCGATGTGTTTGGCGCGTATCCCTACAGCGAACGACACCCGCTCACACTGGACGGGGTAGAGATGGACCTGCTGCGCGGGAAGGTTTCTCTGACGCCGCTGCGTTTCCCGCAGCGTGATGCGGCGCTGCTGAGAATGGACGGAGTTGAAACCAGTGAACTGATGACCGCGATCAAAGTGAAAAAGGTGGCGTTGTCCGGCCGCATCAGCGGCGTATTGCCGATCAATTTCAATCATCCGACGATGCTGGTGCAGAACGGCCGCGTGACCAACGACGGCGCGTTAACGCTGAGACTGGATAAGGATCTCGCGGATGAAGTGGCGCAGAGCGATATGGTCAGCGCCGCGCTGGTGCGCTGGCTGCGCTATCTGGAAATTGACCATTCGGATGCGACGCTGCAACTGAGCAATCAGGGGGAACTGTTGATGAAATCCTCTATCAGCGGCCATAATTCGCCGCGAGATGCTCGGCAGCAGGTCGATCTGAACTATCGTCATCAGGAAAATCTGTTCCAGCTATGGCGTAGCCTGCGCTGGGGCGACACGATTCAGAACGCGCTTGAGCAGCGGTCAACCCAATAAGGAACCACATGATGTATGACAGACGAGCCGCTTTATGGCTGACCGCCCTTGTTCTGACCGGTTGTACGCCGCGCATTGAAGTGACCGCGCCGGAGACACCGATCACCATCAACATGAATGTGAAGATCGATCACGATATTCACATCAAGGCGGATCCAGAAGCCACGCAACTGCTGGAAAAGTCGGATACCGACGTTGCGGAGCAGATAAAAAAAAGCGCGCCTACTGGCGCGCAGAAAGAGTAGTACTGCCAAAGCACTTAACACGAACGAGGGAAGAAAGAGTTTACGCGAAGGCCCGTTGAGTGAGCTGGGCCTTCGCGTCCTGCAAGGCTTTCTGAGCGACTTCCGGGCCGTAGCCAATGCCTTCGGCAAACACGAATTCGACGTCGGTGATGCCGATAAAGCCCAACATCAGCTTCAGATACGGCGCGACCAGATCGCTCGCGGTGTCTTTGTGGATGCCGCCGCGGCTGGTCAGCACCAGAGCGCGTTTTCCTTTCACCAGACCTTCAGGGCCTTGCTCGGTATAACGGAACGTCACGCCGGCGCGGGCGATAAAATCGAAATAGTTTTTCAACTGCGTCGAAATGTTGAAGTTGTACATCGGCGCGTTGATCACAATGAGGTCATGAGACTGCAGTTCGTCGACCAGCGTATTGGATAACGTCAGCGCTTCCTGTTGACGCGGCGTCAGCGGCGTTTCTGAGGGGCGGAGCGCACCGACCAGCTCGCCGTCCAGAACGGGTATCGGCTGTGCGGCCAGATCGCGCACGGTGATGGCGTCATCGGGGTGCGCCGCCTGCCACTCTGCAACAAAATGGTCAGCCATTTGGTTAGACTGAGAGTCATCCGCCAGAATGCTGGATTTCAGCACTAGTACTTTCTTCATTGCCTGTTCCTTGTCTCGGAGAGTCAGTTGGTGGAGTCACCGCGGCGTCGAGCGCCAATGGGTTTCATCATAAGCAGGCTAATAGAAACGCGATAGCGTAATATTTCGAGAACCTTGTTCGATTTAATTGAACAACGCGGCACGGAGGCTGGTTATAGCCAGCGGCGTCAATGTGATACCATGCCCGCCGCCAAATCCAAGCGTGGCATCCAGTCTCTGCGCCACGTCTGCCAGACGTATTTAAGGAACCAACCGTGAAATCACAGCTCACCGCATTTTATCCCCACATCAATGCGTTAATGCTGCGCGACCAGCAACGGCTGCGTCGCCGGGTTCAGGGCGCCCTGAAGGTGAAAAATCCTGAGGCGCAGGCGGCCATCGCCCGCGAAATCGAAGCCGACGTGGCGACGGCCCGCCAGCGGGTGGAAAACCGCCGCGCTTCGCTGCAGGCCATCCGCTATCCCGACGCGTTGCCGGTCAGCCAGAAAAAAGACGCCATTATGAAGGCGATTCGCGATCATCAGGTGGTGAT
It encodes:
- the zntB gene encoding zinc transporter ZntB — its product is MVRNAKIVIKVSQWERPVEADVFNGNALQRTGAVFSYQLDGKGGVVPIHDEEIVNNTQPCWLHLDSTHPESSRWLQETRLLPDTVRNALSGESARPRVSRLGEGTLITLRSINYNGDARPDELVALRIYITDKLIVSTRRRKVAAIDAVMSDLKEGNGPTDSSSWLVYIAEALTDDTSEFIDQLHERIIDLEDALLEQEMPARGELSLIRKQLIVLRRYMTPQRDIFSRLSGEKLFWLQDDDRRRMLEIAERLGRGLEDLDGSIARTAVIADEINTLMAESMNRRTYNMSVLAMLFLPMTFLTGLFGVNLGGIPGSGSSIGFISFCMMLVFMVLIIAWWLKRSKWM
- the ttcA gene encoding tRNA 2-thiocytidine(32) synthetase TtcA — its product is MSEIESVTPKQQYNLNKLQKRLRRNVGEAIAAFNMIEDGDRIMVCLSGGKDSYTMLEILRNLQQSAPIQFSLVAVNLDQKQPGFPEHVLPEYLDSLGVEYKIVEENTYGIVKEKVPEGKTTCSLCSRLRRGILYRTATELGATKIALGHHRDDILQTLFLNMFYGGKLKGMPPKLMSDDGKHVVIRPLAYCREKDIERFAEAKHFPIIPCNLCGSQPNLQRQVIKDLLRDWDKRYPGRIETMFTAIQNVVPSHLADETLFDFKSITHNSEVVDGGDLAFDRETIPLQPLGWQPEDDEIAPPADQRLDVVEVK
- a CDS encoding putative hemolysin; protein product: MKVWQGMLAGIMLVLAGCGSSEKAAEKNAVVPAEAVRLSAQEMTAWQGKDSAAASCTLAGGKIGLARQLNGASVGTCLLTNGRRCDAQSLEDGSCLAGGLR
- a CDS encoding 2-hydroxyacid dehydrogenase — its product is MKLAVYSTKQYDRKYLDRVNQGYGYQMEYYDFMLSPQTVKTAEGFDAVCIFVNDDGGREVLTELAALGVKIVALRCAGFNNVDLDAATALGIAVVYVPAYSPEAVAEHTVGMMMSLNRRIHRAYQRTRDANFSLEGLIGFNMHRRTAGIIGTGKIGVATLRILKGFGMRLLAFDPYPNPQARELGAEYVDLKTLYAESDVISLHCPITPENHHLLNEAAFAQMKDGVMVINTSRGGLIDSQAAIDALKQQKIGALGLDVYENERALFFSDNSNDVVQDDVFRRLSACHNVLFTGHQAFLTEEALTSIAGTTLQSLHQISLREVCPFALT
- a CDS encoding YdbH family protein, whose product is MIKHFLPRVGLGLGAIALVILIGGLTLPLWLPRLLTFLAPLGVTVTLDEPPSWQQDGLTVPGVAIHLPQCDLLTVDNGRLTRQNGNWRIRIANVALDGSCLAQWPQSADSASETAMSLSKWQRRLPAGEVIIDRMTLTPWLDGVSALHLTSRDGKQSLNIDNERLKLQADLVGWTLTLRRAELTALPNRPPLWIQGEVQLSDSLTSLPESGRLQVSRLPFDLPEPVIATLNWQDSQGELRVAKEADTSPLLSLPWRVSADAITVSEGRWTWPYSAQPVSGGLSLALRDWHQIYGPPQLEARANMLTQGHNGRANAVLTLGPGSLGLSDSNLRIQLAGQANLANLSFSATLPGVLRGALLDPDLVLLPGSLLRAWGQPQPGLTLEDARWPLAGIVVNTQGVSGRLQAIVKANDAYWGRFNLHMDGKADRFWPDNGVWNWRYWGKGQLPPLQGRWDIAGRGRWEDALLEVSTLSSGLNQLRYGAMTVAKPRLTLVQPLRWQRDRAQDAFAGAFRLVADRIAFSSAGALPPAELNVQVQGEHPNHFLWRGALQAKEIGPVKLVGRWDGERLRGSGWWPPQSLRVFQPLLPPDWKIKLRRGQFYGQGAFSAARVQGFRVGGHWVVKNGSAWLNGGDVSGVDFVLPYRYADPRWQLGISRPVSLRIAELNSGFRIQNIQADVFGAYPYSERHPLTLDGVEMDLLRGKVSLTPLRFPQRDAALLRMDGVETSELMTAIKVKKVALSGRISGVLPINFNHPTMLVQNGRVTNDGALTLRLDKDLADEVAQSDMVSAALVRWLRYLEIDHSDATLQLSNQGELLMKSSISGHNSPRDARQQVDLNYRHQENLFQLWRSLRWGDTIQNALEQRSTQ
- a CDS encoding YnbE family lipoprotein, with product MMYDRRAALWLTALVLTGCTPRIEVTAPETPITINMNVKIDHDIHIKADPEATQLLEKSDTDVAEQIKKSAPTGAQKE
- a CDS encoding FMN-dependent NADH-azoreductase, whose product is MKKVLVLKSSILADDSQSNQMADHFVAEWQAAHPDDAITVRDLAAQPIPVLDGELVGALRPSETPLTPRQQEALTLSNTLVDELQSHDLIVINAPMYNFNISTQLKNYFDFIARAGVTFRYTEQGPEGLVKGKRALVLTSRGGIHKDTASDLVAPYLKLMLGFIGITDVEFVFAEGIGYGPEVAQKALQDAKAQLTQRAFA